Part of the Sulfobacillus acidophilus DSM 10332 genome, ATATTACTTTTCTACGGTGGATAATGCGGTCTATGGGAGCGGCAGCAAAGTCACGGCCAATGTGGTCGGCGGTTTGGGCGTGATGCAAGGCAGCCACAGTGACTTGAAGCCGGGGCTGCCCTGGCAGTCGGTGAGGGACACGGACGGTGCCCCCTATCATGAGCCGATGAGACTCTTGGTGGTCATCGAAGCGCCCCGAGAACGCATTCAGGGGGTGCTGGACGCGTTGCCTCTCTTCCGCCAATTGGTTCACAACGCATGGATTCACCTGTTGATGTACGATCCGGTGACAGAAGAGCTGGTTCGCTACCAACCGGAGGTGGCGACGGTGGCAAGCATTTGAGTCAATTGTGCGGGGAACCAGAATTTGCTGTATTATAGATCGTGAAATCGATGCCGTCGAAGGGCTGGGGGGGTGCTCTGATGTCCGATTGGACGTTTCTCACCAATCACGCCCAGGTTTTACTATGCCTCGTGCGAAAGGGCGGTCGAATGACCGCGCGCGAAATTGCCGGGACCGTAGGAATCACGGAGCGGGCAGTGCAACGGATTCTCGATGACTTGGAAGAGGGCGGGTACATCACCCGCCATCGCGATGGGCGCCAAAATCACTATGAGATTCATCCGGATCTGCCGATGCGCCACCCCGCCCAGCGAGGGCGGGCCATCCGGGATTTGTTGGATCTGTTGGCGATGCCGGATCTTTAAGAATAGAACTGTGAACCGAAAAACCGCCTGCGCTATCCAGGCGGTTTTGTTTCGTGTCTGGGAGCGGGTAAGAGACCACTTCCGTTTGAACCGGTGACGAATTGGCTCGTGACACGCGCGAGATCCCCCGATAGCATAGAAATCAGCCGACAGGCCGGTCTCTGAGAGGGAGGGGTATTGTGTATATACCGAAACCATATCGAATGAAAACGGACGAGGCGGTTCGATTTATGGCTTCTCATCCGTTGGCGCTGTTAATTACGGTCGACGGGACGCGTCCTCTCGCCACGCATATTCCGGTAGACGTGACGGAAAGAAACGGGAAGCTCTATGCGACGGGCCACATTGCGGCGGCGAACCCGCAAAAACACACATTACGGGACAACCAGGAGGTATGTTGGTTTTCCAAGGGCCCCATGCCTATATCTCCTCGAGCTGGTATGCCGTCGAAGAAGTGCCGACCTGGGACTATCTGGCCGTCCATGCCTATGGAACGGTTCGAGTACTGACTTCCGAAGAGTTGAAGACTGTGTTGGAGACTATGCTCATTCGATATGAGTCGCACCGGGAAAACGGTCGGCTATGGTCG contains:
- a CDS encoding regulatory protein ArsR (PFAM: Sugar-specific transcriptional regulator TrmB~InterPro IPR001845~KEGG: chl:Chy400_0577 helix-turn-helix type 11 domain-containing protein~SMART: HTH transcriptional regulator, ArsR~SPTR: Helix-turn-helix type 11 domain protein), with the protein product MSDWTFLTNHAQVLLCLVRKGGRMTAREIAGTVGITERAVQRILDDLEEGGYITRHRDGRQNHYEIHPDLPMRHPAQRGRAIRDLLDLLAMPDL